DNA sequence from the Lynx canadensis isolate LIC74 chromosome B2, mLynCan4.pri.v2, whole genome shotgun sequence genome:
CACGTTCCATTTAGTTCTCATGTTTTCTTAGTCTCCTCTTGTCTGTAATGGTTTCTCAGAATTTCCTTATCGCTCATAATTTTTACATGAGCAACATATAATATAATCATAGATTATGTAACTTTTTAAtcctttgatgaaagaaatttctgtaaaataaaaagtagatccAAGAGAAAAAGACTCCTTATTACTTGGAATCAAGTTTGTAGCCAACATGCTGACAATATCTTTGCTAATGTCACATCTAAGTAGATAGTGTGGCCCTTCTCTACTTAGTCCCCCTCAGTCTGTATTgggtatttaataaattttatctttacaaTAGCAGGAAGCCTTGCAACTGTCCTTGGGAAGACTATGGGCACAGGATAGTGTTTTCTTCAAATCATTACAGTTTTGATATTTATCTTCATACTTGCAAACAttggctgaaataaaaacaaagaaattagttCATTATAATTTTCCTCTATAGCAGCAACACAAACAATACATTCAATGCAAGTGGGGAGAACACAATTGAAAAAACAAGTTGGCATCATTACACTATGATGTCAAGGGACACATTAATCCaccacttcttttaaaatttgagctttttgaaatgtttttaagatgAATTGACCTACTTTTCTTCctcagaaaacaaagtaaaataaatgtaaatgagtcTCTAAAATTGCACTGTCCAAAATTGTAGCCTTTAGCCATGAGGttgtttaaatttaaacttaaattaattaaaattaaataaaattaagaaaatacattttcaggtTATCAGTGACACATGTTACATTCCCAGTGCTCCATGACCAATCTGACTAGTGGCTACTTTACAGGACAGTGCAAAGattgaacatttccatcattgcaaaAAGTTATATTAGACACTGTTGCTCCATCTAGATGCTAGAGCCACTagtttttctttcaagaataaTAAACCATTATGAGAAGATGTGGATATAAAAATGGGAGGGAATTTTACTACAATTATCTGACATTTCCACTTTGAAGTCCCTCAGTGGCCACAAACTCAATTAACTCTTAAACTAAATTCGTCACTTTACCTGCAAACTTGGCATTCCTTTGGagtccctccccaactcccagcTCAACTCCCCCAGTATCAGAGAAATGAAACTTAACTACTAAATAATTCAAACCAGATACTGGGAATCAATATGAACTCATGGCTCTCTACTTTTTATCAGCACTCAACAAATGCAAGTAACAAACAGTAGCCATTCTACTTCTTTCCTGTCATTCATTACTGTCcatttctcttcattcattttgtCCTAATGCAGTAAAAACATCCATTTGGCTTTTGAACCCATGTTTTCAACAGTCTCCAAGCTGGCTTGAATCCACTTGTTTCTCCATACTACTGCCAGATCTTGATAAAACACAATTCTGACTTCATCACTCTtctgtttaaaaatctttcagtTGGTTGATCATTACTAACAGGATAAATTCCAAACCCATTAACAAATAGTATTCATCAGAtgtgtaagtattttatttaattgatgtATAGCTTTGATATCATCAATATTCTGAATTGGAGCTATACAATTGAGAATGTATGCAGTTTAGTATACTGAGAATGCTACAGTTTAGTCTGGTGAATGCATCTGAAAGGTAAAAATCTCAGGTAATGGGTCCATTATACTATTCATAATAATTTAATGACATAtcccaaccaaacaaaaataccaaCTCTTAGTATTTATATTCATAACAACACTGAAAATGAGATATATGACACTAAATGTAGTCctttttgctaaaatatttttttagacttCTGTGAGTTAATATTGCTATACAAAGATTTGATcgacattttaaaagtatataaaaattactAACAAACACAAATGCAAATGGTTATTAAATTAAACTTGATTATTCTAACTATACTATGGGAAAAATGAATTTAGTATAATGAACTCATTGGTGTATAAGAAATGTTTGGTGTCTGGACTGAACCATATCTGTGATCTCATACCTTTATGtttgtacatattttctctttttaaaatgcaataatgaaattttgctacAATTGCATTAATTTTGACAGTAAAAATATTCACTTACAATGAATAttttcacagaaacatttttatatatgccaATAGGTAATGAGTCCAAAATAAGCACAAATATACACTGATGGTAGATATTTCTTTAGGTTATATATGGTTACAGGGTTTTAGttacaaataaatatagataCTGGGTTGTGTACATTTTTTGATTAAACACCCTCTGttgaatattttctgtcttttgcatgagGGAATTGCTTAAGTTGGTTTACAATCAGaagattttctaattctttttttcatgtttatttatttattttgagggagagatagagagagacagagaaagagagagagagagagagagaaacctgagtaggatccacgctgtcagcctggcatggggcttgacctgagatcatcacctgagccaaaatgaagagtcagatgcttaactgacagagccattcAGGTGCCTGAAATTtcctaattattaaaaaaaaaaaggtcagtccATTTTATTAGATGTACTAGCAAGTTAATGACTTCAAACTTACTGCATAGTCCATTGTCACAGTCATAAGGGCAGCTGGCACAAGGCTTTCCTTCTAGGTAGGGTGTATTTATCTTGTTAAGATGATTACCACTGAAATTTGAAATACAGAGTgtcaaacatttttcatttttcagtttagcTTATGCTACTAGGGTGGCACCTATCACCACAAATACCTGAgtatttattcagtgtttttaaTCATGTCAAATAACTGAATAACTAAAATTCCCAAAATGTACTCAGAGACATTTTGGTAAAATGTACTCAGATACATCAGGTAAAGTAAGAAAATAACTCACACATTCACTTACTTCCTTGACCATAATCTCCCAGCCTGAGACACTGAAATGGGATAAATGGGGTCTAAAATTTTTGGAGTATATTTCAACATGGCAACATTCTTTCTCACCCAGAAGATGTGGTCAATTGCTAAAGCAATGTACCCCAAGGTGCTGGCTGGtgataaaacatatttcttaGAGAGACAGCAAGTTCCTGGGAAAGAAAGGGTTGCCATAGGGAAAATGCTTAAAGTTacatgtaattttacatttaaaaaagaaaatatgataatttttaaatatgaactaGAGAAGGTAAAGCCCAGGATACTTTTGGCCTCTAGATGGGGGTGATGATTTTCAAGTGATTTTTGGTGTGTTATATTTGGGAGTAGGGGTGACAGGAAGATTTTTGAATGTCTAGAGGTTTTGTGTGTAagattttaatacttaaaaaagagggaatgttagaaaaatggttttattaaCACTAATCTCTAAGGTATATTGGTCTTACAGTAACTAGTCTACCCCTCGTTGGTGAATATTATTCGATTGGCCGTTATTATCTGAAAATACAAGACAGTCAAAATCTCGATTGCTCCAAGTAGGCCGACAACACAAGGCCATGCATCTAAATCTCAGCCCCTGCACAGAATATACCCGAATGTGTGTGAGCCCCTGGAAAAATGTGAAATAGACACAAATATGTTCTGGAAGTTCTCTCACCCCTGCTTTCCCTCATTATTCACTCCAACTCTCACTTCAGATACCTTTCAGATCCTCCTTTCTTAGAGCCAGACAGTGACTTTAGATGCATTCTCCTAGGAACTTTTCAGTTCTTTCTACTAAACCCTCATAGGTCCTTGCAGGAAAATGACATTGGGAGCCATACTTCTCAAACAGGAGATCCATATACTTGGGTTATCGACAGTCTCAAAATAAAGCCTGAAGATAGCTTGGTTTTAGGGGTCCCCCTGTCCCCGATGGCAAggaatttcaaacatttaaagaaattaaggttAACAGATATGTTGAGATTAGATCTTCAGTATATCCACAGAATTTATTTTGGGTAAGTTCAAACATAATCTTTGATGAAAGAACACATTTCCTGCTGCAAGTCAGGACCTTAAAGGATGGTTCATTATGGAGATTTTGTGCAAACTTCTGAAAAACAAGGATTAAGGATGTTCTTCTCTCCTGGACTCTGAAATACATTAAAGATCTCTTGAAAACACCTTTGAGAGCCAATGAATGAATCATCTGTGATGGTAATAACATAGGCAGCATTTTAGATAAGCAGGGGTGGGAACATTTTAGCAGAAAGAGCTGAAATCACAATCAGCCATTCCCAGTTTCCCAGTCCATCCCTTGCTTAACCATCAGGCTGCCACCTTCCTAGAGTATGAAGTTAGTGAGAACTAATGACATCAAATCCACAGAAATGCACACTACCCATGCTCATTGAATAGCTGTGAGCCCAAGGGAAAGGTCACTGAGAGAAAAGAGGTCACTCTGTAATTGGGGGAAATAGAGTTTCAGATTTTACACTTGGAACTGAAAACCTGGTGTCTTCTCTGATAAATTGAATGTATCTCAACTTAAAAGGCATTTCCAAAGACacaattccttctttttattgaaatattcttTGTATTGTAGTTtgttcaatatacaaaaatttcaaaatattaaattgcAGATGGGATTATTGGCATTCAGCTCTAAAGCGTATACTTACGCAGGACAATATTGGCAAACATAGTAATATTTCAGAATATCTTGATTGGGACAATAGGCAACTCCACATCCAACGTGGTAAGAGGAGTACCAGACAACCTACAAATCCGGAAGGGAACATAGGAGAGTACATGAAAGagggaaaatattgaaaaacaaatagtaccaattgtaaaactgaaaaaaaaaaagttatcattaTGGTATTGCCTTGTGGAAATATTTAGTTCAATTATTGAAGCAaatcacacattttaaaatactgaattttcaTATACATTCCTCACTTTATGCATCTATAATGTTGGGAAAATCCAGGGTGTGTTTCCCTATGAAGAATTCTGCCAGCCAAGGAATAAATGACAGCTTTAGATGAAGTACTGGCCAACACCAAGGCTACTAGGTCTACTCACAGTCTCACGCAAATTGAACACGGGTTGGTCATAATTTGGAGAAGCTTTCTATATTAGAACATTTGTGGCAgaagtattttaatttgttttccttacctGGGTATAATGTCCAACAACTGCACCAGCAGTCTTTGCTCCCTTACCGTAGATAAAATTGTCCTTCTCATCATACCAGTTTTGGATTGGGGCTGACCATGACTTAGGGTGAGATGACATATAGAGATTCTCACCACAGTTTGTACCTAAGGAGAACCAGATCACAATGAAGCAATAAAGCATGCCATGGCAAAAGAAATTAACTAAATGAACACAAAGATGTTGCCTTTCAAACAGTGCCTATGCTTGCCAACTCTTAACACGTAATAAAACAGCTTCTGTCCTTACCAACTATTAAGCTGAATAGAAGACAAATCTGTCTACCACATTGAGGCTGACCTGAACATGCAAAATTTTGAATAGGTTGAGAAGATCTTATGCTTTAAAAACCCTTCTCCTTTTGGGGTGTCAGAGATGCATTCTTTTCCATGCAAAATTCTTCACATGTGTAATGTTTCCTGTAGTCTCAGCTTTGTATTGTAAGCATGCAAAGGGTAGTGaccaacttttattctttttttttcttctttatgcctACTTTCACCAGATACTTTTCATATATTGGACCCTGAGTAAATGTTTATGGTATGATTTTTGTGTGAACTTGGAAAAAATGTTCTACAGGCAGTCTTTAAGGGTCCCAATTAAGAGGCAACTGACATCAGGGGAGATGGCAGTTTTCAAAGTTTTTGGATCCTCCCTTAATCAATAAATCAGAATGTCATCAGACCAAATCTTCCTCAGAGAAGTAGGTAAGAAGAGTCTTGCAGAGGGTCACATCAgcaagatggtggagtaggaagcCCTGGATTCTCCTTCCCCCGACAAACA
Encoded proteins:
- the LOC115514043 gene encoding cysteine-rich secretory protein 2-like, whose amino-acid sequence is MFQPALRISTMALFLELLFLALVLLPFFPANGQDPSFAALSTTRTQVQKEIVDKHNELRRSVSPPASNMLKMEWSREAAANAQKWANKCTLEHSNAKDRKTSTNCGENLYMSSHPKSWSAPIQNWYDEKDNFIYGKGAKTAGAVVGHYTQVVWYSSYHVGCGVAYCPNQDILKYYYVCQYCPAGNHLNKINTPYLEGKPCASCPYDCDNGLCTNVCKYEDKYQNCNDLKKTLSCAHSLPKDSCKASCYCKDKIY